The following are encoded together in the Bubalus kerabau isolate K-KA32 ecotype Philippines breed swamp buffalo chromosome 3, PCC_UOA_SB_1v2, whole genome shotgun sequence genome:
- the LOC129647981 gene encoding 40S ribosomal protein S14-like, with protein MAPRKGKEKKEERVISFGPQVAEGENVSGVCHIFASLDNTFIHDTNLSGKETICHVTGGMKVKADGDESSPYAAMLAAQDVAQRCKELGIIALHIKLWATGRNRTKTPGPGAQSALRALTHSGIKSGRIEDVTPSSPTAPAGKDQLVGVRAKGRRKP; from the coding sequence ATGGCACCtcgcaaagggaaagaaaagaaggaagaacgGGTAATCAGCTTTGGCCCTCAGGTGGCTGAAGGAGAAAACGTATCTGGTGTGTGCCACATCTTTGCATCCCTCGACAACACTTTTATCCACGACACTAATCTTTCTGGCAAGGAAACCATCTGCCATGTAACTGGTGGGATGAAGGTGAAGGCTGACGGAGATGAGTCCTCTCCATATGCTGCCATGTTGGCTGCCCAGGATGtagcccagagatgcaaggagcTGGGCATCATTGCCCTCCACATCAAACTCTGGGCCACAGGAAGAAATAGGACCAAGACTCCTGGACCAGGGGCCCAGTCAGCGCTTAGAGCCCTcacccactcagggatcaaaagtGGGCGGATTGAGGATGTCACCCCATCCTCTCCGACAGCACCTGCAGGAAAGGATCAGCTTGTGGGGGTGCGGGCCAAGGGGAGAAGAAAGCCTTGA